A single genomic interval of Oryza sativa Japonica Group chromosome 7, ASM3414082v1 harbors:
- the LOC4343559 gene encoding cell number regulator 2 — protein MAAAAREEEEASTAARSRQESEGEEEEVMAVLDFDMLCASVALAAERRKDSAAAAAATVEAGGGGGGGGGGGVQRMWEGDVVLDCLEDRRIALEAACCPCYRFGKNMRRANLGSCFLQAMVYLISLVAILVSLIAFSVTRHNIYLYMGLSSVLLIAIYTGYFRRRIRKQFNIRGTDSSLDDCVLHLICPCCTLCQEARTLEINNVQCGVWHGRGDTICLGSNGEGNKAFAALHKSSFVPIKSPEVCGMDRTSNGANEHEPLVPSDLPEQ, from the exons atggccgcggcggcgcgggaggaggaggaggcgtcgacggcggcgaggagccggcaggagagcgagggggaggaggaggaggtgatggcgGTGCTGGACTTCGACATGCTGTGCGCCTCGGTGGcgctggcggcggagaggaggaaggattcggccgcggcggcggcggccacggtggaggccggtggtggaggaggcggaggaggaggaggaggggtgcaGAGGATGTGGGAAGGGGACGTGGTGCTGGATTGCTTGGAGGACAGGCGAATCGCGCTCGAGGCCGCGTG CTGCCCATGCTACAGGTTCGGCAAGAACATGCGGAGAGCCAATCTTGGATCTTGCTTCCTTCAG GCCATGGTTTACTTAATTTCTTTAGTGGCTATTCTGGTTAGCCTAATCGCCTTTTCTGTCACAAGGCataatatatatttgtatatggGACTTAGCTCTGTTCTCTTGATAGCAATCTATACTGGTTACTTCCGAAGAAGAATCAGGAAGCAGTTCAATATCAGG GGCACTGATAGCAGTCTAGATGACTGTGTTCTCCATCTCATTTGTCCTTGCTGTACGCTATGCCAG GAGGCTCGGACGTTGGAGATAAATAATGTCCAGTGCGGTGTCTGGCATGGGCGGGGTGATACCATTTGTTTAGGAAGCAACGGTGAAGGAAATAAGGCTTTTGCTGCTCTACACAAGTCCTCTTTTGTGCCTATAAAATCTCCTGAGGTGTGTGGCATGGACAGAACATCAAATGGTGCTAATGAGCATGAACCACTCGTCCCATCAGATCTACCAGAGCAGTAG
- the LOC107278161 gene encoding uncharacterized protein, producing the protein MRFACFSAAAVADEAEAGARHHHHRSGGGGGRRHRGTSSSLRSKLFGGRTTKAGSKKYSSAAALDDVYDAAEWSSSSVPWSSTSALSLDSARSSSSSSSTTTTAPCSRSRSLSSLSDALSPPAARRAPERRGRTPRPAAGVAAVIVCLVMVMLCGRVGATALVSAAFYLFPRRWRPVGAIEAAESAAASPEHDWPSSATDQETTTKRKVVKEGFLARNCKK; encoded by the coding sequence ATGAGGTTCGCGTGCTTCAGCGCCGCGGCCGTGGCCGACGAGGCGGAGGCCGGggctcgccaccaccaccaccggagcggcggcggtggcggccggcggcatcgggggacgtcgtcgtcgctgcggAGCAAGTTGTTTGGCGGTAGGACGACGAAGGCGGGCAGCAAGAAGTactcttcggcggcggcgctggacgaTGTCTACGACGCGGCGgagtggtcgtcgtcgtcggtgccgTGGTCCTCGACGTCGGCGCTGTCGCTGGACTCggcgcgctcgtcgtcgtcgtcgtcgtcgacgacgacgacggcgccttgctcccgctcccgctccttGTCGTCGCTGTCGGACGCGCTGTCTCCGCCTGCTGCGAGGCGCGCgccggagaggagggggaggacgccgcggccggcggcgggcgtggccgCGGTGATCGTGTGCCTCGTGATGGTGATGCTCTGCGGCAGGGTCGGAGCCACGGCGCTCGTCTCGGCGGCGTTCTACCTTTtcccgcggcggtggcggccggtggGTGCCAtcgaggcggcggagagcgcggcggcgtcaCCGGAGCATGACtggccgtcgtcggcgacggatcaggagacgacgacgaagaggaAGGTGGTTAAGGAGGGGTTCTTGGCGCGGAACTGCAAGAAGTGa
- the LOC4343560 gene encoding uncharacterized protein produces MASPPAHRQLDALPDDLLAEVLIRLPSLADLGRACASCASFRRVVTDRAFLRRARALHPPSLLGFCGASPGAGGFHFHPAEPPHPSAPAARGVLRAADFGFSFLPSPDPLGWVVRDVLGGRFLLDRDVVEEGAAAASRILAVCDPLFRRHLLLPQIPQDLAAASALRQSRRGDTFFAPIGEEECVAAVAETSFKVIWIAECADKLVAFVFSSVTGQWRATASVCWGDLSPAFSRPACRSMSRRSYAYGCFYWMMGDSVKNLLVLDMRRMDFSVLELPSSAPGHDIVECAIVEEGEGKIGMFAFRNYIAGYALQIYSAKMQNEGKAAAGKWSFETAMVVPFDEFGILGATSRELFLKVPPSFARGCYSLEFSTNPSCKYLESVRRVISGVPPSLSFLYVGYPPSLSSPSI; encoded by the coding sequence atggcctcgccgccggcgcaccGTCAGCTCGACGCCCTCCCCGACGACCTCCTGGCGGAGGTCCTGATCCGCCTCCCGTCCCTCGCCGACCTCGGCCGCGCCTGCGCGTCCTGCGCCTCCTTCCGCCGCGTCGTCACCGACCGGGccttcctccgccgcgcgcgcgcgctccatCCGCCGTCGCTCCTCGGGTTCTGCGGCGCCTcacccggcgccggcgggttcCACTTCCACCCCGCCGAGCCGCCCCACCCGTCCGCCCCCGCGGCCCGCGGCGTGCTCCGCGCCGCCGACTTCGGCTTCTCGTTCCTCCCTTCCCCTGATCCCCTCGGCTGGGTCGTCCGTGACGTCCTCGGCGGCCGCTTCCTGCTCGACCGCGACGTCGTGGAagaaggcgccgccgccgcctcgaggaTCCTCGCCGTGTGCGACCCCTTGTTCCGGCGGCACTTGCTTCTCCCCCAGATTCCTCAAGAcctagccgccgcctccgccctccgtCAATCGCGCCGCGGCGATACCTTCTTCGCTCCGATCGGTGAAGAAGagtgcgtggcggcggtggctgagACGTCATTCAAGGTGATCTGGATTGCGGAGTGCGCAGATAAACTCGTCGCCTTCGTCTTCTCTTCAGTCACCGGGCAATGGCGAGCCACTGCATCTGTCTGCTGGGGAGATCTGAGCCCTGCATTCTCGCGCCCCGCTTGCCGCTCCATGTCGCGGCGCAGCTACGCATACGGCTGCTTCTACTGGATGATGGGTGACTCAGTGAAGAATCTGCTTGTGCTCGACATGCGTAGGATGGATTTCTCAGTTCTCGAGCTCCCATCGAGCGCGCCTGGCCATGACATTGTGGAATGCGCCATcgtagaggaaggagaaggcaAGATTGGGATGTTCGCTTTCCGTAATTACATCGCAGGCTATGCACTCCAGATCTATTCTGCAAAGATGCAAAATGAAGGGAAAGCTGCTGCCGGCAAATGGAGTTTTGAGACTGCCATGGTCGTGCCTTTCGACGAATTCGGCATCCTGGGTGCGACCAGCAGGGAGTTGTTCTTGAAAGTTCCTCCGAGTTTCGCGCGCGGGTGCTATTCGCTGGAGTTCAGCACAAACCCAAGTTGCAAGTATCTTGAGTCTGTCCGTAGGGTGATCAGTGGTGTTCCACCTTCGCTGTCATTCCTGTATGTTGGCTACCCGCCATCTCTATCATCACCAAGCATATGA
- the LOC107277001 gene encoding uncharacterized protein has product MAGDEMASPSPPVAALTNDLIAEIFLRLPTPEDLVRASAACVSFRRLVTTDRSFLRRFRSLHAPPFVGFLDHRGFHPALPPHPSAPVARAVADAADFALSFLPSPAGSWMVRDVRGGRVLVDRDTKAETGGSEKPLVFTEIAVCDPLRRRFLLLPPIPDDLAASVDRPVRVHLDRWCEPFLAPHIEEEEDDTSFKVIWMAQCKAKIIAFVFNSSTGQWLAGASPSTTDLFNGAGLSPPPSSSSPSLVFSSPGRVFSSRRYACGCFCWGILRTMLLVLDTRLMKFSIAEPPPVCLGGPTAIVEAGEGMTGIFALRGSVGGTFDLHYSIWGKEGATRREQMEKIIPLDHGYRYYIRGAMEKHLLLARSRGEGEEDTPEEPDLECFSLDVKTLQLEPDLTYPGTTILDKPFRARLYPTLDGVSVMVIVMVIETLYDLDIYVHKILSKQLCKRFSYTTSFVVPKANELKIQLKHRYVFPKANNLKNVGFGAVGSWLRSGGEVGSGGESASDGSGGVRRLGGLEAAEVDEPEEERRVVDGAVAAEEVAAGDESAEGDVGGGGAGEVRGRADTEEDLLQELVSEGGKLTRP; this is encoded by the exons ATGGCCGGCGACGAAatggcctcgccgtcgccgccggtggcggcgctcaCCAACGACCTCATCGCGGAGATCTTCCTCCGCCTACCCACCCCGGaggacctcgtccgcgcctccgcggCATGCGTCTCCTTCCGCCGTCTCGTCACCACCGACCGctccttcctccgccgcttccgCTCCCTCCACGCCCCGCCCTTCGTCGGCTTCCTCGACCACAGGGGCTTCCACCCGGCGCTCCCTCCCCACCCCTCCGCTCCCGTCGCCAGGGCGGTGGCCGACGCCGCGGACttcgccctctccttcctcccctccccagcCGGCAGCTGGATGGTCCGCGACgtccgcggcggccgcgtcctcgtcgaccgaGATACCAAGGCCGAGACCGGAGGCAGCGAGAAGCCGTTGGTCTTCACGGAGATCGCCGTGTGCGACCCCCTGCGCCGGCgattcctcctccttcccccgaTCCCCGACGACCTCGCCGCTTCGGTGGACCGCCCTGTCCGCGTCCACCTGGACCGCTGGTGCGAGCCCTTCCTCGCTCCCCACatcgaagaggaggaggacgataCCTCATTCAAGGTGATCTGGATGGCGCAGTGCAAGGCCAAGATTATCGCCTTCGTCTTCAATTCGAGCACCGGTCAATGGCTAGCCGGTGCCTCCCCGAGCACCACCGATCTGTTCAATGGCGCCggtctgtcgccgccgccgtcgtcgtcgtcaccgagcCTAGTGTTTTCGTCACCGGGTCGAGTGTTCTCCAGCCGCCGATACGCGTGCGGCTGCTTCTGCTGGGGGATTTTGAGGACCATGTTGCTGGTGCTCGACACACGACTGATGAAATTCTCCATTGCTGAACCCCCACCAGTCTGCCTTGGGGGACCGACCGCCATTGTTGAGGCAGGGGAAGGCATGACTGGGATCTTTGCTCTCCGGGGGAGCGTTGGTGGCACGTTTGATCTCCACTACAGCATTTGGGGAAAAGAAGGGGCGACTCGTCGCGAGCAGATGGAGAAGATAATCCCACTGGATCATGGCTACCGGTATTACATTAGAGGTGCGATGGAGAAGCACTTGCTGTTAGCCAGGTCGCGAGGGGAAGGCGAAGAAGATACACCAGAGGAGCCAGATTTGGAATGCTTTTCACTGGATGTcaagaccttgcagcttgagcCG GATTTGACCTATCCTGGAACAACAATTCTGGACAAGCCCTTCCGAGCTAGGTTATATCCTACTCTAG ATGGAGTATCTGTTATGGTTATTGTTATGGTTATTGAAACTTTGTATGACTTGGATATTTATGTGCACAAGATATTAAGCAAACAATTGTGCAAG agattTTCTTATACGACTTCTTTTGTagttccaaaagcaaacgagcttaaaatccaactcaaacacagatatgtatttccaaaagcgaacaatCTTAAAAACGTGGGCTTCGGAGCGGTGGGGAGCTGGCTTCGGAGCGGTGGGgaagtcggcagcggcggcgagagcgCGAGCGATGGGAGCGGAGGGGTGCGGCGGCTGGGCGGGCTCGAAGCCGCCGAGGTGGACGAAcccgaggaggagaggcgggtggTAGACGGAGCGGTAGCAGCGGAGGAAGTGGCGGCCGGCGATGAGTCGGCGGAAGGAGACgtaggcggaggaggcgcgggcGAGGTCCGCGGGAGAGCCGATACAGAAGAAGATCTCCTCCAAGAGCTCGTCAGTGAGGGCGGGAAGCTGACGCGGCCATga